In Cervus elaphus chromosome 27, mCerEla1.1, whole genome shotgun sequence, the genomic stretch GAGTAACAAGAACAGAATGCAGagaaagataggaaaagaaacaaaacagcatCAATCACACAGGttaaaaataatcctttttaGAACACTGGCAAAGAAACATTTCTAGACTTGTGTTTCCTAAGAATAGTCTCCATTCCATCATCTTTTAATTTAGTAAAGTATAAGCTCTTTCCAACAAGTGAGCTTTATATTATAATACTTAATACCTATCAAACATTAACTATAACCCAAAACTGAAAAATCAGCAGTCTTTTGGAAAGTATAGAATAATTCTAAACCCACTAGGGGAGTTCACGAAAACATCAAAATGGTCTTCACTGTGCATCTCGTCACCTGCAGGATGATGAGCATCCTGCCCGCTTGGTCACACCCAGGCCACAGCAAGAAAAGCCACACAGCACTCAGGGAACAGGCATACATTGGCACACCCAGTTCTGCTGGTGGCAGATACAAACTGGAAATCATAGGGAATCTGGTTGTACGTGAAACTCCTGCTCCTAAAACAGTGTGAATATCACAACtcactttaaaagaaaggaaaggtaTTTATCAAGAAAGGTATATTTAGAAATTCTATATTTTAAGTGCACAACAAATCAACTTCTGATCAGAACAAAAGACCTTACCTTGACATTCATCAGATGTAACATTAAGGTATAAGTCTATAACTTGTTCATTTTTTGTGTCTATGACAGATACAAGTCAAGCTTCGTAAAAATCTTACTAATTTCCAACCAAAATCATACACGTGGCAAAATAAGTTCTTTTCACAGTGATTAGCACTTTTAGCAATATCTTATTTAAGTACAAAGCTAACTTATGGTGCTGTCAAATTTCTGGAATCGgttattttatttctgtgctaTCCTAGATGCTGATGTGTCACAAGCACAGTGATTAAGATTTGAAATCAGACTGAATTACTTTGGGGAAAAACTACGGTATTTTGACTTATTCTTGTTTAATCTGCTCTCTCCTTAATAAGAGGAATAATTACATTACCTACTTCATATGGTTGCTATGAGAATTAAGATGATACAGTTACAAAAATTTTTGTATAATATCTGCTGTACATAGTAAGCAAATGTTAGCTATTGTTATTAAAATGTGGAAAACAGCTATGAAAAACAAGCATCCCCTTATCAGTTGAAGatattaaagcatttaaaaaccTATTTAAAGGTTTTCATTAGTATAATTAACATTCTGACAAAACATGCTCAATCAAGCAAAAACTTACTTTATGGCTGCATAGTAAAATGTTCCAAACCAAACAGCAGAAGTTACTAGATGCACTGGAATCAAAACTTTTCCATACTGtctaaatgttttcttaaatcgTTGATAAAGACTAATAGATCTGTCTTGTAACGGATCaggttcttcctttttttcagagGGATGTCCTGAGGATGTGGCACTGGATGACAGAACTCTCTTGGATAAGATATCCTGCTCCCACTGTTTATGGTGAAAGACCCCTGGTTGGGATGGAACAGTAATGAATGGCTTCCTTTCTTTTGCAACACACTGGGCAGTGGGTAAGTGCAGCCACCGTTTCTGAGGGCCCTGTACCACAACCACTCTGGATTCCGGGGTATACAAAAGTAATGGTCCCTTTATGTTTTGACAGTGTCCCAAAAGACCGGCTTTATGTGGTTCCATGCACGTCCTATGTGCCAGTCGGAATACAGTCTTTGGTACATTCCATTGCATTTTGAAGAATGGAGATTGATGGACCTCAGCTTCTATAGacactagattaaaaaaaaaatagattatacATAGATTTCCATTGTAAACCAATCCACTTAAACATAAATTGTTAACTCTTAGGAAGTTAAAAGACAGACACTATTACCAAATccatagaaattaattttaacgTATATAGTTCTAatatatcacaatttttaaatttcattaaaacaCATCATTTAAATATGATACAGTAAACCACTGCAGCAGACATCATGAAGAGTAAGGTTTCAGGGCTGTTTTATTGCTACAAAAGGGGTATCTGTAGGGCTTCTCTCATTCTACAAAGAAGTAGTGTAATATAACGGGACAATAATATCTGGAAGTAAAAGAGCTGGGCTGTAATGTTTTGGGGTCATAATTCTGTGCAATTATCTCTTAGACTGGACTTGAGATGGGAATTTCAAGACCTGAATTCATCACTCTCCACATCCCCCTTCTCTGAAAACAGAAGAACCAATCAGTCTCATTATACTTGTTTATTTGGCAAAAATGCTTTAAATCTTCAAATACATGGTCATCCAGAACCTGGTCTTTTGTTAAATATCTGAGTAGTGGTATCCAGTGGTGATATCTTGCATATCTCTATTGTCACATCACATCATAAGCTACAGTGCcctctttaccactgaaaacAGTGAAGAGTGCTTTTAAGTCTAATCAGATTAGAGCACCAATTCCATGAACACCATTACCAATTCAGAAAATTCATCCTTACAATTCTGTTCCTTTAGAACCACTCTTAGTACCAAAATTTGAATCAGAAGGGTTCTCCAGAGATATTGAAGCAACAGGAAAAAAACACAGATGTTTATCTACCTATctctatagggcttcccaggtggcgctagtggtaaagaacctgcctgccaatgcaggagacatagagatgtaggttcgatccctgggttgggaaggtcccctgaaggaggaaatggcaacccagtccagtattcttgcctggagaatcccacggacagagaaacctggtaggcttcagtccatagggtcacacagagacatgactgaagcgacttaacaggcATGCACCTATCTCTTGGCTTATCTCTAT encodes the following:
- the FAM210A gene encoding protein FAM210A, whose protein sequence is MQWNVPKTVFRLAHRTCMEPHKAGLLGHCQNIKGPLLLYTPESRVVVVQGPQKRWLHLPTAQCVAKERKPFITVPSQPGVFHHKQWEQDILSKRVLSSSATSSGHPSEKKEEPDPLQDRSISLYQRFKKTFRQYGKVLIPVHLVTSAVWFGTFYYAAIKGVNVVPFLELIGLPDSIVNILKNSQSGNALTAYALFKIATPARYTVTLGGTSFTVKYLRSRGYMSTPPPVKEYLQDKMEETKELLTEKMEETKDRLTEKLQETKGKVSLKKKVE